A segment of the Lolium perenne isolate Kyuss_39 chromosome 3, Kyuss_2.0, whole genome shotgun sequence genome:
TCGGTCGAGCATTTCATTATGTTGATGGCGTCATTCCATTCAGGTAACTGTACTTGTTTTTGCAGTGCAGAAGAGGTCATTCTATTTTCTACCCTTAGTTGAGGACCTTCTGTTTGCTGCTCTAAGAAATGAACCTTCTAATTACTGCTTTTATCTAATGTACCTCTTGGCATATGCAGTTTTGGAGGTACAGATTTTCCAATTGACGACATTCTTGCCGTGTGTCTCTTGGTAAGTGAATCATCACGTACTATTATTGTTGCATGTACAAACCGATCACATATTAAAATCATTATCTGTAAGATACTGAAATATGTACTCAGAAATATTATCTTAAATGAAAATTCAAGGGTGTGCATGGTTATTAATATTGCATTACTAATTAAGGTTTAAAGAACAGTAGCATTCCTAACGAACGTTGCTGTATTTTAGGTTTATTATGGAGTTACTACATTACTTGATGCTGCTTCGGGTGATGGAGAAAAGATGAATGAGGAGCAAGAGGAGGTAGAATTTCAAATTTCGAATTTTAGTTTTAGTCGAGAATATTCTCAAGTTCTAAGTTTAAAAAATCATGATATGGATCTAAGAAGAAACACTTGCATAACTTTTAATCAAGGATTTAATGATGAATATCATACTCTCTAAAAGTTATTCATTGAACTTTTTTTTTGGAAGATCCAGCAACTGATGGCTTCCGGATTTCATTAGTAGGTAGAATATTTACAGGATCACCCGAAGGAAAACgacgaaaacaaaaaaaattctgaGAAAACTAAAACCctggaagaagagaacttgctttaTGTATAATATATACTGCCTCTGATCCTTTTTAACTTATGCTAGCGATCTTCACAACTGCGCGTCGATTTAATCGGATCAGAGGGAGTACTTAGAAGTTAAAATAGTAATATACATAGTAATTCATTCTTCTTAACGTTGTTATTTTCATATAGTGAAAACCTTCTAAGAGTATGCCAAATACCTGTTACATCTTACATGGTTGCCTGATGCCCTTGATGATCTTTTGTTCAGCCCTTTTTCTATTTGATAGTGAAATTCCTTCATAACACTATACTGAACAATGGCAGGCTGAGCTAGCAGTTTCAAAGTTTTCTGGAAATGGTGCAGGAATAGTGTCTGTCGCCAGTACTCTTGCAAGCACATTTGTTTTGGTTTTTGTTGCTGAATGGGGtgataaatcatttttctcaactaTTGGTACATTTCTTACTACCATTCCATACAAGGGTGAAATTTCTATTTTTAACAACCAACACTGACACTGGGTTTCATGTACCTTTACAGCACTTGCTGCAGCTTCATCCCCTCCAGGTGTCATTGCAGGGTCGCTGGCTGGCCATGGTGTTGCAACATTGGTAAGAAACAGCAGTAGAAAAAAATTCACACCAAATGGTCCTAATAGTAATATGCATAAGCATTGTCATGATAAATTATTTTTACCAGATATTTAAGCATTGTAACATTGCAATTAATGGATTACTGAAATCGTTTAGTACTTTGATTGATCATTAATCCAGGTCCCAAGAATCATGAATTGGTTAATTAATATGTTGTTGCGCCAGCTTTTGTATTTTGCAACTACCTTCTCTGGTTGCTCAAGTATTGCATGTGTGAACCTTTACACCTTCGGTGATTATCGGGTCGCGAGGTTTATTTTAGTTACACTGTAGAGAGCATTGGTTGTTAAAATATGGAGAGAGAAAAAATCTGTTTTTCgcacatgaacactatgagtataaCTATACATACTGACCAGCTGTTGTTCATTTCCATATTGTTGGCTCTGGTTTTTATGGAATTTTCATACTAACCATATGTTCCTCCCACAGATTGCAGTTCTTGGTGGCTCTTTACTGGGGACATTCCTGTCAGAAAAGGTACAACAGTACTACCAAGGGAACCTGAATTCCCACGTGACTGAATTTGACTTAGTAGTTTCACTCCCATGTTAAAACTGCTAAAGATTTTTACTTGGATTCAATTTTTGTTTCACTCAATCAGCCACTTGACATATAAGTTTCTATATAGTATCAATTAAGTGTTTTTCCTAAAAATTCTGTTCAATTTCACACACTAATGAGCTCATCCAAAATTTTAGGCAATTGGGAGAATGTGCTGAACTCGACTCATACTTAACAATGCTTAACACTGACTGAAGCTTCCATTTTTTATAGTGTATAATTTCCACTTTAGGGACTTTTTTTGATCTGTGAAAATCGTTACCTatatctttgaaaaataaaaaacacCCGCCTTGcaccattttttttgtttttgaacaAGGCCTTGCACCATTCACCTTCAACAGTTCTGCCTGCACTGTCCTCATTCTTGCAGATAATAGCATACATTGGAGGGAGCCTCTTCCTAGCATTTGCTGCCGTGACAATAGTTGAAATCGTGACTTGAGGGTGGTTTCAAGGTTCGACAACGTACCACATGATAGTTAAGCATCAGATACATCATTCTGACAAGGTGCTGCTACAAAAAAAAATTCTAAAACCATTTTTTTATCACAGTGCAGAAAAATCAACATTATTTTCATCTGTAATAGTGATACATTGATATGTTCAAAGTCTTGATTATCTACAGGGAGTTCACCGTTCATAACACATCATAGCATACATGGGATGATTTTGCTGCCGCTGACAAGAATTTCTGCCATCTTCTCCATGACACCGCTTCATCGGTGTGACTTGATATTCTGAATGAGAACAGGTAGTAAATTCAAGTGGCCTGGAGCTTTCTTCTTTACCCCGCAATCAAAGAATTGTTAAGAGGAAAACACACGATTTGTGCAACATTCACAACACTGAGTAGTCATTCCAGACAGTCTAACGCACTGTATTGAACAGTTTCAGTCAAGTACAGTCCTGTATTACATCATTTCGTCGTCGCCGCCTCCCTGTTGTTGTATAATTTGGGTTGGTGATTAAGCAATGTATACGTGTTGCAAGATCCGGCTAATGCACCTGATTTATGATTTCTTTTGGTGTGCTACTTACTGTACCGGCTCTATGTATGGAAAATTAGAAGATTGATTTGTGGTCAATCTGGAATACGTATATAACTTGCTAAATCCTGCACCGCATGTAAATGGAGTACTTGTTTGTGACAGATGAAACTGCAGTGCCAATTCAATCAATGTTGAGATTGACAGTAAGAACCACAAGGCCACAGTGCATGACTGAGTAGCAAAACATGACAATTCTAGCTAGCTAGATTGCTGCGAAGAACAGCAGCAGCAGAGCTGCAGGTGAAGCCATGGAGGTGATCAGCCGTCTGCCGGAGCTGCAGGAGAGGGTGTTGTCCGGATCGCTGAAGCAGCCTTGCGTCTGCGCGATGCCCCTGCCGGCGGCCTCGAGCCGGAAGGTGGAGCTGGGGCTTCCGCTGCTGAAGAGGAGGCACCAGAGGTACGGCCCGTGCCGGCGCTGCCGGAGGAAGCCCGCGCCCACCTGGGTGTGCTCCTTGCCGCGGACCACCGCCGCCGTCGCGCTGGCGTTGGCTCCGAGGAGCAGGAGGTCGTCGTCGGAGGAGCAGCCGAGGAGGCGGCCGGAGATGAGGTCGACGGTGGGCAGCTCGACGCCGCAGTTGGCGGCGTACACCTCGGTGAGGTCCGTCTCCGGCGGGTGGCACGACGCTGCCAGTGCCCCCGTGTCGTCGCAGGCGTCGTGGGTGGCGGCGGTGATGCAGTGGGAGACGTACTGCAGCGCCATGCAGCCGAGGCCTTTGCTGTTGCGCAGCGGTGGCAGCCTGGCCGCCGTCCGGTTCGCGTTCACCAGCGCCACCAGTGAGTTTGCTGGGTTCCTTGCTATTTCTGCTCCTCCTTCTGCACAGACACATGTTCATAGTCTGAATGTAGTCATGGATCCACTTCGAGACAAGAAATCAAGTCAAGAAGATGGCAACCAACCATGGTGTATGATGTTTGCACTtgcagcagcagcaggagcaggGGAGGAAACAGCAGGATGAGGTAGCGGCATGGAGAGgcaggcaaccatggcggcgagCACTACCAGACGCATGGAGCAAGGGGTGCTGCTACAGATTCTTCCCCACATTGTGCGTATACTACGAGAAAGGAAGATCGCAGGAACTAATCCTTACTCTATCTatccaaggtagaagaagagGAGATGCCGAGATGGGGAAAAGTGAGTGCGCTGGCTGCTGTTCCTCTCTTGTTCATCACTCGCTCATCGCTAGGCAGTGCACGGAAAGGCGCAAATAATCACTGCTACTGTACTGTACTACACCACCAGGCAGGCACCAGTGGCATCGCATCAGAGAGTGCAGTGAAGTGACTGGGGTGGCCCATTCCAGCACTGTGAACACGGCACGACGTTTTACTGCACCTATCTACCTACCTACTTCGTTCCATAAAACAATGCAGTTTTTAAAATTAAACTGTGCAAGGTTTGATCAAACTTTAAAATAactactagcaaaagtgcccgtgcgttgcaccgggagaaaaaAACTTGAACACTCCAGTGAATCAATGATGAAACATGTTAATTCGATGAAAATTAACTTGCGATGCTCTCGCTGCACCGACTTGCAATACCGCAAACTTGTAGTGACTATTTTTGAACGATAAAAGGTGCCAAATTGTATTAAAAAGGTGAATGATACAATTTTATAGAATGACCCTAAGCGAATCACGAATATGTGCACGCATGTCCTTGGTTTTTAAGAATTGCACACCACAAGAAATTGCGTCGGCCCGCGAAAAACGATCAAGTTCTTGTGCTATGCCGCTAGGTGCAGTCGTTCCAAACACCGCGAGGGACGAAACCACTTCGGGCATCGGAGATAGAGGACTCCAACGTGCCGGTGCTGAAGAAGAACCTTGCATGGCGGACGAACCAACTTGAGATGACCATACTTGAGCGTAGCTGGGCCAACCCGTGGCCTAAGTTAGCGGCGGCCACTCGCCGACGGTTGGGATTCGCTGCTGAAGTCGCAACTTTCGTGGACTCTCGGATCCCTCGACGCCATTCGTAAGATCCAGACGCCCCATACCAACAACGTCCTCACGGCTGACCAAGAGGAGAAAGACAACATGTAGGCGACCAAAAGGTCGATGGCCAAGCTTTGACAAGGGGATTGGCAACCAAAGCCAACTCCATCTCCTTCCACCATGGAAGCAGAAAAAGCTTCTCATTAACCACCGGGTAGTAACTCGCTCACGTTCGAGAGCAGGATCTAATCCCCAGCCACATCCAAATCAACACATGGCCGTGCTACCTTTCTCCTCCCCCTCGCCTCCACGACCGGTCAAAAGAAGGAAAAGCAACATAGctgcaacgctgaaggatgggtagCCAACGACCTTAACTCCATCCTCCGAGTTTATTGAACCGGGGCATTGTCGAGATGCTATTTTTAAAAATAATTTAAACAATTTGGATTTTAATGTAATATTATTTTCTACCTTGAATTTTTATTTATATCTTTAATTAATCTAATCATTTATTATTAACTTAGATTTATTTATATTTGATCTACTATTTTTATACAACAAAGTAGTAGGACCAGAAAAACCCAACCGGCAAAGCCAGTCCAAGCCCAGGGCGAGCTCCCCCAATCCCCGAACCATCTCATCTCCTCTATCTCAGCTTTGCCTAGATACGCCGCCAAACGCGCACACACAAGCAGCACGCACGGGACCGGATTCGTCGATTCGATCCCCTGCCCGCAAGTACTCCGACAGAAGCCGGCCGCACAAGCCGCCTCCCCCGACGCCGGGTTCTCTTATCTCCCCCATTCTTCTCCTGCTACCAGGCTCGCGCCGGGATCTCCGGGCAGAAACTTCTTTTCCCAAATTCGTCCTCGTACCATCTGCGTGCAATTTCCTCCTTTAATTTCGTCCTTTCGCAAATTTTCCGGATGGGATCCCTTTAATCCGCTTTTCTTTAATTTCCTCCTTTCTCAAATTTTCCGGATGGGATCCTCCTTTCTCAAATTTTCCGGATGGGATCCTCCTTTCCGGTCCCCCAGGCAGCGTTCAGTTCTTGCGCTCAATATTTGCTGATGTTTTCTTTGTTCCAAATCAGCTTGTTATAACCAAAAAAAATTAGGCATATAAACCGGTGGAAATCGGTATATGctagcgaggtgggactattgaCACAAATTATCTGTGGGACTGTTTACACAAATTATCTGTGGGACAAGCGCCGCAATATTTTAAGCAAAAAGCCCAACAGTGGCCCTGTTTGGAGCGCTGAACCACAGCCACCGGTCGAGTTCGCCTGATTTGGAACGAGGCGGGAGCGCTCCGGGCGGACGTGGATGCAGAGGATCGAGCGGGATCCGGACGCAGCGAGCGGAatggggcggcggcggcagcggctgcAGAGAAAAGAATAACCGAACCGGTATAATGGCAAATGTAGTATTATgtattttggtgggagggcaaaacggtcccaaaaaaagcgttgacgaaagttttggcagaaaccttagctcctttattaaagCGACGGACGAAACCAAGAAAACGT
Coding sequences within it:
- the LOC127341874 gene encoding uncharacterized protein — encoded protein: MVACLSMPLPHPAVSSPAPAAAASANIIHHEGGAEIARNPANSLVALVNANRTAARLPPLRNSKGLGCMALQYVSHCITAATHDACDDTGALAASCHPPETDLTEVYAANCGVELPTVDLISGRLLGCSSDDDLLLLGANASATAAVVRGKEHTQVGAGFLRQRRHGPYLWCLLFSSGSPSSTFRLEAAGRGIAQTQGCFSDPDNTLSCSSGRRLITSMASPAALLLLFFAAI